Proteins encoded together in one Mycolicibacter minnesotensis window:
- a CDS encoding LppP/LprE family lipoprotein → MPGVHKPSVLIATLATALLAGCGSGDSTVAKTPQNTSPAAPPPAAPSSVSAPSSSPAPADPCAVDLAAPQIAKAVSDLPRDPRSGQPWSPEPLAGNYNTCADISAVIVKANTNAEHPSTRAVLFHRGEFLPQSVVDTYGFSGIDLAHCTGDTVALQNSSGIPGLTGLVKFHWNGSGVEVVGNTAR, encoded by the coding sequence GTGCCGGGTGTCCACAAACCGTCCGTCCTGATCGCCACGCTGGCCACCGCGTTGCTGGCCGGTTGCGGCTCGGGTGACTCCACTGTCGCCAAGACGCCGCAGAACACCAGCCCGGCCGCGCCGCCCCCGGCGGCGCCCAGCTCGGTTTCCGCTCCGTCGAGCAGCCCGGCACCCGCCGATCCGTGCGCGGTCGATCTGGCTGCCCCGCAGATCGCCAAGGCCGTCTCGGACCTGCCCCGCGATCCGCGTAGTGGCCAACCATGGAGCCCCGAGCCGCTGGCCGGCAACTACAACACGTGTGCCGATATCTCGGCGGTGATCGTGAAGGCCAACACCAACGCCGAACATCCGAGCACTCGTGCGGTGCTGTTTCACCGCGGGGAATTCCTGCCCCAATCCGTGGTGGACACCTACGGATTCAGCGGCATCGACCTGGCGCACTGCACCGGCGACACGGTGGCCCTACAGAATTCCAGCGGTATACCGGGGTTGACCGGGTTGGTGAAGTTCCACTGGAACGGCTCAGGCGTGGAGGTCGTCGGCAACACCGCCCGCTGA
- a CDS encoding DEAD/DEAH box helicase, with translation MTSSDTPSEPFPDPTVSFADSPDPSFADLQIHPSVLKAVADVGYETPSAIQAATIPALLEGSDVVGLAQTGTGKTAAFAIPILSRIDTSSKATQALVLAPTRELALQVAEAFGRYGAHLPRINVLPIYGGASYTVQLSGLKRGAQVVVGTPGRVIDHLERGSLDLSHLDYLVLDEADEMLAMGFAEDVERILADTPEYKQVALFSATMPSAIRRITNKYLHDPVEVTVKAKTATAENITQRYIEVAGPRKMDALTRVLEVESFEAMIVFVRTKQATEEVAEKLRARGFAAAAINGDIAQAQRERTIAALKNGTIDILVATDVAARGLDVERISHVVNYDIPNDPEAYVHRIGRTGRAGRSGTALLFVNPRERHLLRLIEKVTRQKLVEAELPSVDDVNAQRVAKFADAITNHLGASSIELFRRLVEDYSREHNVPMADIAAALAVQSRDGEAFLMVEPPPDKRRERAKPDRDGGRDDRKGDRKGPPKDGFATYRIAVGKRHKVNPGAIVGALANEGGLNRSDFGAISIKVDHSLVELPAKLSGATLKALENTRIQGQLINMRRERPSGKPERRGEGGYRKRTE, from the coding sequence ATGACCTCGTCTGATACCCCCTCTGAGCCGTTCCCGGACCCCACCGTGTCTTTCGCTGACTCGCCCGACCCGAGCTTCGCCGACCTGCAGATCCACCCCTCGGTGCTCAAGGCCGTCGCTGATGTCGGCTACGAGACGCCCTCGGCGATTCAGGCTGCCACCATTCCAGCACTGCTGGAGGGCTCCGATGTCGTCGGACTCGCGCAGACCGGCACCGGCAAGACTGCCGCATTCGCCATTCCGATCCTGTCGCGCATCGACACCTCCAGTAAAGCCACCCAGGCGTTGGTGCTGGCGCCGACCCGCGAACTCGCCCTGCAGGTCGCCGAGGCGTTCGGGCGCTACGGTGCGCACCTGCCGCGCATCAATGTGCTGCCGATCTACGGCGGCGCTTCCTACACGGTGCAGCTGTCTGGGCTCAAGCGCGGCGCGCAGGTGGTGGTCGGCACTCCGGGCCGGGTCATCGACCACCTGGAGCGCGGCAGCCTGGACTTGTCGCACCTGGACTATCTGGTGCTCGACGAGGCCGACGAGATGCTGGCGATGGGTTTCGCCGAGGACGTCGAACGCATCCTGGCCGACACCCCTGAGTACAAGCAGGTGGCCCTGTTCTCGGCGACCATGCCCTCGGCCATTCGCCGCATCACCAACAAGTACCTGCATGACCCGGTGGAAGTCACGGTCAAGGCCAAGACCGCGACCGCGGAGAACATCACCCAGCGCTACATCGAGGTGGCCGGCCCGCGGAAGATGGACGCGCTGACCAGAGTTCTCGAGGTCGAATCCTTCGAGGCGATGATCGTGTTCGTCCGCACCAAGCAGGCCACCGAGGAGGTCGCCGAAAAGCTGCGTGCCCGAGGGTTTGCCGCGGCGGCCATCAACGGTGACATCGCGCAGGCACAGCGCGAGCGCACCATCGCGGCGTTGAAGAACGGCACCATCGACATTCTGGTAGCCACCGACGTCGCCGCTCGCGGACTGGATGTGGAGCGCATCTCCCACGTCGTCAACTACGACATTCCCAACGACCCCGAGGCCTACGTGCACCGCATCGGTCGCACGGGGCGGGCCGGGCGGTCGGGGACCGCACTGCTGTTCGTCAACCCGCGGGAACGTCACCTGCTCAGGCTGATCGAGAAGGTGACGCGCCAGAAGCTGGTGGAAGCCGAGCTGCCCAGCGTCGACGACGTCAATGCCCAGCGGGTGGCCAAGTTCGCCGACGCGATCACCAACCATCTCGGTGCCTCGAGTATCGAGCTGTTCCGCCGCCTGGTCGAGGACTACAGCCGCGAGCACAACGTGCCGATGGCCGACATTGCCGCCGCACTGGCTGTGCAGTCCCGCGACGGCGAGGCGTTCCTGATGGTGGAACCGCCGCCGGACAAGCGACGCGAGCGCGCCAAGCCGGATCGTGACGGCGGCCGGGACGACCGCAAGGGTGACCGCAAGGGCCCGCCGAAGGATGGATTCGCCACCTACCGGATCGCGGTCGGTAAACGGCACAAGGTAAATCCGGGCGCGATCGTCGGGGCGCTGGCCAATGAGGGCGGATTGAATCGCAGCGATTTCGGCGCCATCAGCATCAAGGTGGACCACTCGCTGGTGGAGCTGCCGGCCAAGCTTTCCGGCGCGACCCTGAAAGCTTTGGAGAACACCAGAATTCAGGGCCAGTTGATCAACATGCGTCGCGAGCGGCCCTCCGGTAAGCCCGAACGTCGCGGCGAAGGTGGGTACCGGAAACGGACCGAATGA
- a CDS encoding MFS transporter — MMLGFFVILVDSTIVAVANPSIMSALDIGYDTVIWVTSAYLLGYAVPLLVAGRLGDQFGPKNLYLIGLAVFTAASLWCGLAGGIDTLIAARAVQGVGAALLTPQTLSVITRTFPPERRGAAMSVWGATAGVATLVGPLAGGVLVDRLGWEWIFFVNVPIGIVGLVLAMVLIPDLPVNRHRFDLLGVALSGLGMFLLVFALQEGESQGWAPWIWAQVIGGLCCLVAFVYWQSATRGEPLVPLRIFDDRDFGLANLGVAVIGFAVTGMVLPVMFYAQVVCGMSPTRSALLTAPMAIASGVLAPVVGKIVDRAHPRTVVGFGFSMLAIALTWLSIEMTPVTPIWRLVLPFVAVGVGMAFIWAPLAATATRNLASQLAGAGSGVYNATRQVGAVLGSAGMAAFMTSRIAANLPPMPDGLQAEHPAAVVQVPEFLHEPFAMAMSEATLLPAFVALFGVVAALFMVGFSARPARRELVLIDADEPDDAYQVEEAFEPEEAFESEGLSPARRVDEPTEPIPAVAPPRQLPNRQEIAEDPATEPLTVERAPARMVRAALEPVSVQRNGFHVDAGRHFHSLSDGAAAPDVLAKFGITSHSPTRRNRHYRQDPDDTDAFGRHMRRDSRH; from the coding sequence ATGATGCTGGGCTTCTTCGTGATCCTGGTCGACTCCACGATCGTGGCGGTCGCCAACCCCAGCATCATGTCCGCGCTCGATATCGGCTACGACACGGTGATCTGGGTGACCAGCGCCTATCTGCTGGGCTACGCCGTACCCCTGCTGGTCGCCGGTCGTCTGGGCGATCAGTTCGGCCCGAAGAACCTCTACCTGATCGGCCTGGCGGTGTTCACCGCAGCGTCCCTGTGGTGCGGTCTGGCCGGCGGTATCGACACATTGATCGCGGCACGGGCGGTTCAAGGCGTCGGGGCCGCCCTGCTGACCCCGCAAACCCTGTCTGTCATCACCCGCACCTTTCCTCCGGAACGACGCGGCGCGGCGATGAGTGTTTGGGGCGCGACCGCCGGAGTGGCCACGCTGGTCGGCCCGCTGGCCGGCGGTGTCCTGGTGGACCGGCTGGGCTGGGAGTGGATCTTCTTCGTCAACGTCCCGATCGGCATCGTCGGCCTGGTGCTGGCCATGGTGCTGATTCCCGACCTGCCGGTGAACCGGCACAGATTCGACCTGCTCGGCGTGGCGCTGTCGGGCCTCGGAATGTTCCTGCTGGTCTTTGCTCTGCAGGAGGGTGAGTCCCAGGGGTGGGCGCCATGGATCTGGGCGCAGGTCATCGGTGGCCTGTGCTGCCTGGTGGCCTTCGTCTACTGGCAGTCGGCCACCCGGGGCGAGCCGCTGGTCCCGCTGCGCATCTTCGATGACCGTGACTTCGGCCTGGCCAACCTCGGGGTGGCCGTCATCGGCTTTGCGGTCACCGGGATGGTGCTGCCGGTGATGTTCTACGCACAGGTGGTGTGCGGCATGTCACCTACCCGGTCGGCGCTGCTGACCGCGCCCATGGCGATCGCCAGCGGAGTGCTGGCCCCGGTCGTGGGAAAGATCGTCGACCGGGCACATCCGCGGACCGTGGTCGGATTCGGTTTCTCGATGCTGGCGATCGCACTCACCTGGCTGTCGATCGAGATGACGCCCGTGACCCCCATCTGGCGGCTTGTGCTGCCATTCGTGGCAGTCGGTGTCGGCATGGCCTTCATCTGGGCGCCGCTGGCCGCCACCGCCACCCGCAACCTCGCGTCGCAGCTGGCCGGTGCCGGGTCCGGGGTGTACAACGCCACGCGGCAAGTCGGGGCGGTGTTGGGCAGTGCTGGGATGGCTGCCTTCATGACGTCAAGGATCGCGGCGAACCTGCCGCCGATGCCCGACGGCCTGCAGGCGGAGCATCCCGCGGCGGTCGTGCAGGTGCCTGAGTTCCTGCATGAGCCGTTTGCGATGGCGATGTCGGAAGCGACGCTGCTGCCGGCGTTTGTGGCGCTGTTTGGGGTGGTCGCCGCGTTGTTCATGGTCGGGTTCTCCGCGCGCCCCGCTCGCCGTGAACTCGTTCTTATCGACGCCGACGAGCCTGACGACGCCTACCAGGTTGAGGAGGCCTTCGAGCCCGAGGAGGCCTTCGAGTCCGAAGGCCTGAGTCCCGCACGCCGGGTTGACGAGCCCACCGAGCCCATCCCGGCCGTCGCACCGCCGCGCCAGCTGCCCAACCGGCAGGAGATTGCCGAAGACCCCGCGACCGAACCGCTGACCGTCGAGCGCGCGCCGGCCCGGATGGTCCGGGCGGCACTCGAACCGGTGTCTGTGCAGCGCAATGGCTTTCATGTCGATGCCGGACGACACTTTCATTCGCTCAGCGACGGGGCAGCGGCACCCGACGTGCTCGCGAAATTCGGGATCACCAGCCACAGTCCCACGCGCCGCAATCGGCACTATCGACAAGATCCCGACGACACCGACGCCTTCGGGCGGCATATGCGTCGCGACAGCCGCCACTAG
- a CDS encoding acyltransferase family protein, whose product MTLPRDEVAQGGLEQVAGVDRVASLTGVRAVAAILVVGTHAAYTTGKYTHGYAGLLGSRMEIGVPIFFVLSGFLLFQPWVRATAFGGPAPSVRRYAWHRVRRIMPAYVVTVLLAYVIYHYRTAGPNPGHNWIGLLRNLTFTQIYTDNYMFGYLHQGLTQMWSLAVEVAFYVVLPLLAYLTLVVLCRRQWRPGLLLVGLAAAAAITPAWLTLVHTTDFLPDGARLWLPGYLAWFVGGMVLAVLQAMGVRCYGFVALPLALICYLIASTPIAGQPTTSPSELSEALVKAGFYAVIAALLVAPLALGNRGWYARLLASRPMVWLGEISYEIFLVHLVLMEVAMVCVLRAPVYTGSMLGLFVVTMVITVPVSWLLHRLTRVRSRVAPTFSPSRPFRRA is encoded by the coding sequence ATGACCTTGCCGCGCGACGAGGTCGCCCAGGGCGGGCTGGAGCAGGTCGCTGGAGTGGATCGGGTCGCGTCGCTGACCGGTGTGCGCGCGGTGGCTGCGATCCTGGTGGTCGGAACGCATGCGGCCTACACCACCGGCAAGTACACCCACGGCTACGCCGGACTGCTGGGTTCCCGGATGGAGATCGGCGTGCCGATCTTCTTCGTGCTCTCCGGCTTCCTGTTGTTCCAGCCGTGGGTGCGGGCCACCGCTTTCGGGGGGCCGGCCCCCTCGGTGCGCCGGTATGCCTGGCATCGGGTGCGGCGCATCATGCCGGCTTATGTGGTCACGGTGCTGTTGGCCTATGTGATCTATCACTACCGCACCGCGGGCCCGAACCCCGGCCATAACTGGATCGGGCTGCTCCGCAACCTGACGTTCACCCAGATCTATACCGACAACTACATGTTCGGCTACCTGCATCAGGGGCTCACCCAGATGTGGAGCCTCGCAGTGGAAGTCGCCTTCTACGTGGTGTTGCCCCTGTTGGCGTACCTGACGTTGGTCGTGTTGTGCCGCCGGCAGTGGCGCCCGGGGCTGCTGCTGGTCGGGCTGGCCGCCGCGGCGGCCATCACCCCGGCCTGGTTGACGCTGGTACACACCACCGACTTCCTGCCCGACGGTGCCCGGCTGTGGCTGCCGGGCTACCTGGCCTGGTTCGTCGGCGGCATGGTCTTGGCGGTGCTGCAGGCCATGGGCGTGCGTTGCTATGGCTTCGTGGCGCTTCCGTTGGCGCTCATCTGCTACCTGATCGCGTCCACACCCATCGCCGGACAGCCCACCACCTCACCGTCCGAACTGTCCGAGGCGCTGGTCAAGGCGGGGTTCTACGCGGTGATCGCCGCCTTGCTGGTGGCGCCGCTGGCGTTGGGCAACCGCGGCTGGTACGCGCGGTTGCTGGCCAGTCGGCCGATGGTGTGGCTGGGGGAGATCTCCTACGAGATCTTCCTGGTGCACCTGGTGTTGATGGAGGTGGCGATGGTGTGCGTGCTGCGTGCTCCGGTCTACACCGGATCGATGCTGGGCCTGTTCGTCGTCACCATGGTGATCACGGTGCCGGTGTCGTGGCTACTGCACCGGCTCACCCGGGTGCGGAGTCGAGTGGCCCCGACGTTCTCGCCCTCCCGCCCCTTCCGCCGAGCGTGA
- a CDS encoding TetR/AcrR family transcriptional regulator: MAGRAWLSDQRGELAAEKILDAAEKLFAEHDPAAVGMNEVARAAGCSRATLYRYFESRDALHTAYVHRWANALYRELTQRLAGINDPAQRLITGMTESLALVRGNPALASWFTENGPQIGATMAAQSDVITVMVASFLSALGTDDSDAAQQQRARWVVRVVTSLLSFPGRDADDEREMLAQFVVPVVVSSTARSA; this comes from the coding sequence ATGGCCGGCCGGGCCTGGCTGTCGGATCAGCGCGGTGAGCTGGCAGCGGAGAAGATTCTCGACGCCGCCGAGAAGCTGTTCGCCGAGCACGATCCGGCCGCGGTGGGCATGAATGAGGTCGCCCGCGCCGCCGGCTGCTCCCGCGCCACCCTCTACCGCTACTTCGAGAGCCGCGACGCGCTACACACCGCCTATGTGCATCGGTGGGCCAACGCGCTCTACCGCGAACTGACCCAGCGCCTGGCCGGCATCAACGACCCCGCGCAACGGTTGATCACCGGTATGACCGAGTCGCTGGCATTGGTGCGGGGAAACCCGGCGCTGGCGTCGTGGTTCACCGAGAACGGACCGCAGATCGGTGCCACGATGGCCGCCCAGTCCGACGTGATCACCGTGATGGTGGCGTCGTTCCTGTCGGCATTGGGCACCGACGACAGCGACGCGGCACAGCAGCAACGCGCCCGCTGGGTGGTCCGGGTGGTGACGTCGCTACTGAGCTTTCCGGGACGCGACGCCGACGACGAGCGAGAGATGCTGGCGCAGTTCGTGGTACCGGTCGTCGTCTCGTCGACGGCGCGGTCTGCGTAG